Proteins from a single region of Verrucomicrobiia bacterium:
- a CDS encoding type II secretion system protein: MHSQPPTPAPPARPPARPAPPHPAPAFTLIELLVVIAIIAILASMLLPALAKAKTKAQGIGCLSNNKQLVLGWQLYAGDFEDRCANNFTIPGTEEAINSRRFNNWVNNIMTWGAGSGIHDRSVTNVEWVRNGVLGPYTAGAVGIYQCPADIYVSPAQRRAGWSRRLRSMSMNALFGRSNNDPGDNTARGASWAFGGQYRQFIKLGDVPQPSMTYLTLDEHPDSINDAFYITDPNVNHWQDLPASYHNGACGFSFADGHAEIRKWLSAASKYPVKFSYGPVKQFDDAGRRDMAWYRERIQLIPYR; the protein is encoded by the coding sequence ATGCACTCTCAGCCTCCCACTCCGGCCCCTCCGGCCCGACCTCCGGCTCGACCGGCGCCTCCGCACCCCGCCCCGGCCTTCACCCTCATCGAACTCCTGGTGGTCATCGCGATCATTGCGATCCTGGCCAGCATGCTCCTCCCCGCCCTCGCCAAGGCCAAAACCAAGGCCCAGGGCATCGGCTGCCTCAGCAACAACAAGCAACTCGTCCTCGGCTGGCAGCTCTATGCCGGCGATTTCGAGGACCGCTGCGCCAACAACTTCACCATCCCCGGCACCGAGGAAGCCATCAACTCCCGCCGCTTCAATAACTGGGTCAACAACATCATGACTTGGGGCGCCGGTAGTGGAATCCACGACCGCAGTGTGACCAACGTGGAGTGGGTCCGGAACGGAGTCCTCGGCCCCTACACCGCCGGAGCCGTCGGCATCTACCAATGTCCCGCCGACATCTATGTCAGCCCCGCCCAACGCCGGGCCGGCTGGTCCCGACGTCTCCGCAGCATGTCGATGAACGCGCTCTTCGGCCGTTCCAACAATGATCCCGGCGACAACACCGCCCGAGGGGCAAGCTGGGCTTTCGGCGGACAATACCGGCAGTTCATCAAGCTCGGCGATGTGCCCCAGCCGTCGATGACCTACCTCACCCTCGACGAGCATCCCGACTCCATCAACGACGCCTTCTACATCACGGATCCCAATGTCAACCACTGGCAGGATCTCCCCGCCTCCTACCACAATGGCGCCTGTGGCTTCTCCTTCGCCGATGGCCACGCCGAGATCCGCAAATGGCTCAGCGCCGCCTCCAAGTACCCCGTCAAGTTCAGCTACGGCCCCGTGAAACAGTTCGATGACGCCGGCCGGCGCGACATGGCGTGGTACCGCGAACGTATCCAGCTCATCCCCTACCGCTGA
- a CDS encoding CRTAC1 family protein — translation MSRELAAQMAVLEGRERMWGETVWAPELAAQARARPVHDWWDAVNAAGPDRRWEVLARLPVDEVALPGWSDAEALPFGATRRWAGGVERVLRGDGWPGWVAGFGEGGWRIDRMELRHRAYTPEETGRPATSRWRVTVHLTHEGRLEAAALDGEVEVEWGEGDRTGLKRVSVGRMTWDRRTGGGPFEVILEDDLSPPVNAHSVDPLLVHDLDGDGHPEVILAGKGWVYRRQDDGTYRGGPLGRAEVGLISAAVLGDFDGDGVVDLLVTRHEGVVLLAGSPGGTFDVPGRLVFPAPRELVYPMVLTCGDVDGDGDLDVFLGQYRVPYEAGSMPTPFHDANDGHPAYLLLNDGTGRLTDGTVAAGLGGKRHRRTYSASLVDLKGNGALDLVVVSDFAGIDVYENDGRGRFTDRTRDWIEAPHAFGMAHVLADFDRGGRLDLLMMGMTSPTVSRLEHLGLWHPEMAVEDRPMRSQMAHGNRLYRAGEGERFWEVSGMLGIADTGWSWGCAALDADNDGLLEVVVMTGLESRDTVEDYESHYWLYDAHMAGSEPDPAAYVYFMGKFGRTRGRGQSYGGYELNRFLAHRGAAGFVEMGHLLGLGWQEDGRHVVATDLDLDGRVDLVTLGFEAWPGSRHRLRILRSRVEGAGSWIGFRFRESREGGSPVGVRVEVHAEGRVAVGTVVTGDGYRSQHPSTLHFGLGSATEVERVVIRWPGSGRRRTTLMAPAMQRYHEVGTPPRGEGVSEAVSGAVSEAQR, via the coding sequence ATGAGTCGCGAACTGGCGGCGCAGATGGCGGTCCTGGAGGGGCGGGAGCGGATGTGGGGGGAGACGGTCTGGGCGCCGGAGTTGGCGGCGCAGGCCCGTGCCCGCCCGGTGCATGACTGGTGGGATGCCGTGAATGCCGCAGGTCCGGACCGGCGATGGGAAGTGTTGGCCCGATTGCCTGTTGACGAGGTGGCGTTGCCCGGTTGGTCGGATGCCGAAGCGCTGCCGTTTGGGGCGACGCGGCGTTGGGCCGGCGGGGTGGAAAGGGTTCTACGGGGCGACGGATGGCCGGGCTGGGTTGCCGGGTTCGGGGAGGGGGGATGGCGGATCGACCGGATGGAATTGCGTCACCGGGCGTACACGCCGGAGGAGACTGGGCGTCCGGCCACGAGCCGGTGGCGGGTGACGGTGCACTTGACGCATGAGGGGCGCCTGGAGGCGGCGGCGCTGGATGGGGAGGTGGAGGTGGAATGGGGGGAGGGGGATCGAACCGGGTTGAAGCGGGTGTCGGTTGGGCGGATGACCTGGGATCGACGGACAGGCGGAGGACCATTCGAGGTGATCCTGGAGGACGACCTTTCCCCGCCGGTCAATGCGCATTCGGTGGATCCGCTGCTGGTCCATGATCTGGACGGGGATGGCCATCCGGAGGTGATACTGGCGGGCAAGGGTTGGGTGTATCGGAGGCAGGACGATGGGACCTACCGGGGGGGGCCGTTGGGACGGGCGGAGGTGGGGTTGATTTCGGCGGCGGTCCTGGGGGACTTCGACGGGGACGGGGTGGTGGACCTGCTGGTCACGCGCCATGAGGGGGTGGTTCTGCTGGCGGGGTCGCCTGGGGGGACCTTCGATGTGCCGGGGCGACTGGTTTTCCCGGCACCGCGTGAGCTGGTGTATCCCATGGTGCTGACCTGTGGCGATGTGGATGGGGACGGGGATCTGGACGTGTTTCTGGGCCAGTACCGGGTGCCGTACGAGGCCGGGTCGATGCCGACGCCGTTCCATGATGCCAACGACGGGCATCCGGCGTATCTGCTGTTGAACGACGGGACCGGACGATTGACGGACGGCACGGTAGCGGCGGGGTTGGGCGGCAAGCGGCACCGGCGCACGTACAGTGCGTCGCTGGTGGATCTGAAGGGGAACGGGGCGCTGGACCTGGTGGTGGTGAGCGATTTTGCAGGGATCGATGTGTATGAGAATGACGGGCGGGGACGCTTCACCGACCGGACCCGGGATTGGATTGAGGCCCCGCATGCGTTTGGGATGGCGCATGTGCTGGCGGACTTCGACCGCGGCGGGAGGTTGGATCTGCTGATGATGGGGATGACGTCGCCGACGGTGAGCCGGCTCGAGCATCTTGGGTTATGGCATCCCGAGATGGCTGTCGAGGACCGGCCGATGCGGTCGCAAATGGCGCATGGCAACCGGCTGTACCGGGCAGGGGAGGGGGAGCGATTCTGGGAGGTGTCGGGGATGCTGGGGATTGCCGACACGGGCTGGTCGTGGGGATGCGCGGCCCTGGATGCGGACAACGACGGGCTTCTGGAGGTGGTGGTGATGACGGGTTTGGAGAGCCGCGACACGGTGGAGGATTACGAATCCCACTACTGGCTTTACGACGCCCACATGGCGGGGTCGGAGCCGGACCCGGCCGCCTATGTGTACTTCATGGGGAAGTTTGGAAGGACACGAGGGCGGGGGCAGTCGTACGGGGGATATGAGTTGAACCGGTTCCTTGCCCATCGCGGGGCGGCGGGGTTTGTGGAAATGGGGCACCTGCTGGGGTTGGGGTGGCAGGAGGACGGGCGCCATGTGGTGGCGACGGATCTGGATCTCGACGGGCGGGTGGATCTGGTGACGCTGGGGTTCGAGGCGTGGCCGGGATCGCGTCACCGGCTTCGCATTCTTCGGTCGCGGGTGGAGGGGGCGGGAAGCTGGATCGGGTTCCGGTTTAGGGAATCGCGGGAGGGCGGTTCACCGGTGGGGGTCCGGGTCGAGGTGCATGCGGAGGGACGTGTGGCGGTGGGGACCGTGGTGACGGGGGACGGATACCGTTCGCAACATCCATCGACGCTGCATTTCGGGCTGGGGTCGGCGACGGAGGTGGAGAGAGTGGTGATCCGATGGCCGGGGAGCGGTCGGCGGAGGACCACCCTGATGGCCCCCGCGATGCAGCGGTACCATGAGGTTGGCACGCCCCCGCGGGGGGAAGGGGTGTCGGAGGCGGTGTCGGGGGCGGTGTCGGAGGCTCAGCGGTAG
- the sucC gene encoding ADP-forming succinate--CoA ligase subunit beta translates to MNLHEYQAKQLLERHGVAVPKGDVCDTGEAARAAADRLFAAGEQRVVVKSQIHAGGRGKGTFKNGFQGGVKLCRSAQEVYDRACSMLGQVLVTKQTGPDGRVVRRLLVAAAPDILKELYLAVLLDRESGQPMLMASAEGGVDIEEVAATHPEKIIRERIDPAVGFQPWQGRKVAVALDLRGELLNQAVRFFRGVFETWWNSDASMLEINPLCIVADRDGKRQLLAVDAKMSIDDNALYRHPDIVAMRDMAEEAPLEIEASKHALNYIKLDGSIACLVNGAGLAMATMDIIKHFGGEPANFLDVGGGASRDQVTAAFRIILDDPHVRGILVNIFGGIMDCNVIASGIVDAVRETRLNLPLVVRLEGNNVEAGKKTLAESGLTIVSATSMADAAQKVVHAVAA, encoded by the coding sequence ATGAACCTGCACGAGTACCAAGCCAAGCAGTTGTTGGAACGTCACGGCGTCGCCGTCCCCAAAGGAGACGTCTGCGACACTGGCGAGGCCGCCCGCGCCGCCGCCGATCGCCTCTTCGCCGCTGGCGAACAACGCGTCGTGGTCAAATCCCAAATCCACGCCGGCGGTCGCGGCAAGGGCACCTTCAAGAACGGATTCCAAGGTGGCGTCAAGCTCTGCCGCTCCGCCCAGGAGGTCTATGACCGCGCCTGCTCGATGCTCGGCCAGGTCCTTGTGACCAAGCAGACCGGACCCGACGGCCGCGTCGTCCGCAGACTCCTCGTCGCCGCCGCCCCCGACATCCTCAAGGAACTCTACCTCGCCGTCCTCCTCGACCGGGAGTCCGGACAACCCATGCTCATGGCCAGCGCCGAGGGCGGCGTGGACATTGAGGAGGTCGCCGCCACCCACCCGGAGAAGATCATCCGCGAACGCATCGATCCCGCCGTCGGCTTCCAGCCCTGGCAGGGCCGCAAGGTGGCCGTGGCCCTCGATCTCCGTGGCGAACTCCTCAACCAGGCGGTCAGGTTCTTCCGCGGCGTCTTCGAGACCTGGTGGAACAGCGACGCCTCCATGCTCGAGATCAATCCCCTCTGCATCGTCGCCGACCGCGACGGCAAGCGCCAGTTGCTCGCCGTGGACGCCAAGATGAGCATCGACGACAACGCCCTCTACCGGCACCCCGATATCGTCGCCATGCGCGACATGGCCGAGGAGGCGCCCCTCGAAATCGAGGCCAGCAAGCATGCCCTCAACTACATCAAACTCGACGGCAGCATCGCCTGCCTCGTCAACGGTGCCGGACTCGCCATGGCCACCATGGACATCATCAAGCACTTCGGCGGAGAACCCGCCAATTTCCTCGACGTCGGCGGCGGAGCCAGCCGCGACCAGGTCACCGCAGCGTTCCGAATCATTCTCGACGACCCCCACGTCCGCGGCATCCTGGTCAACATCTTCGGCGGCATCATGGACTGCAACGTGATCGCCTCCGGCATCGTGGACGCCGTCCGCGAAACCCGGCTCAACCTGCCCCTCGTCGTCCGTCTCGAAGGCAACAATGTCGAAGCGGGCAAGAAGACCCTTGCCGAATCCGGACTCACCATCGTCAGCGCCACCTCCATGGCCGACGCAGCCCAGAAGGTCGTCCACGCCGTCGCAGCCTGA